The window CGGCGGACCTGGAGCTGTCTTTTGGATGTGGGTCGCCGCCCTATTGGGAAGTGCCACTTCATTTATTGAAATCACTCTCACACAAGTGTACAAAAGGAAAATAGATGGCCAGTATCGTGGAGGGACACCATTTTACATAGAAAAAGGATTGAAGTTAAAGTGGTTTGCAGGTGTCTCAGCCGTGTTAACATTAATCGTTATGAGTTGTTTATGGCCAGGTATCCAGGCGAATACGGTCGCTTTAACAATGGATAACACGTTTGGAATACCACCCGCAGTTACTGGGGCGTTAATCGTTGTGTTACTGGCAGTCATTATATTCGGCGGTGTGAAGCGAATAGCGAAAGCTGCCGAGGTCATGGTGCCGTTCATGGCGATCGGTTACATATTAATGTCACTAATCATCATTGGCTTAAATTATTCACAACTACCCGATGTTCTCTCACTTATTTTTACAAGTGCTTTTAACTTGAACTCGACTTTCGGTGGACTGATGGGTTCTGCGATTGCCTGGGGGGTTCAAAGAGGCGTTTATTCGAATGGAGCAGGGCTAGGCAGTGAAACATTCGAAGCGGGTGCCGCAGAGGTTTCTCACCCAGCAAAACAAGGACTTGTACAGGCTTTCAGTGTGTATATTGATACTCTTATCATTTGCCCGGCTACGGCTTTCATGATTCTGATTACCGGAATGTATGATGTGAAGCCGGAAGGAATGGCTCCGATTACAAATAAACTTGGGAATACTGAACCTTCTGTTTATACACAGCTTGCTGTCGATTCAGTACTGCCTAGATTTGGATTAACCTTCCTGGCTATCGCATTGTTCTTTTTCTGTTTTACAACTCTTTTGTCCTACTATTATAAAGCGGAGACTAACCTCGCATTTCTTACACGCCATAAAAAGTTGAAATCAAATTGGCCGAATTATCTTTTAAAAATTGTCATATTAGCGGCTGCATTTTATGGCAGTGTCAAATCAGCATCTGCTGTATGGGCAATTGGCGACTTAGGCATGGGAACGATGGCCTGGGTGAACTTAACTGTGATCCTGCTATTGACCAAACCTGCTTTGAAAGTCCTCAAAGACTATGTCAGGCAGAGAAAAGCAGGGAAAGATCCTGTGTTCAAGCCTGAAACAGTCGGAATCGAAGGCGCAGACTTCTGGGAAGAAAAATATAAAGAGCCCAAGCACCCTAAACTTGATAATAGGAAAACTGTTTCGATTTAATTAGTAAGATGATTTACCGAATAACAGTCTCCCTTTAAAGTAACGGGTTCGAAATGCAAAGAAAATCAGCACAATGGAAGCTTAGGGCTTATAGCTCTGAGCTTTCTTTGTGTAAGCACATCATTTAAAAGAACTCGTAACATGAGGTCCCTAAAGAGGATAATGCTTGTTACCACAATGGTAAAGGTTGCTAGTCCCCCGCCACTTCTTTAATATAAATATAAAGTTAGTATGTAAAAGGAGGCAAAAAAATGAAACTAGGGGCATTTTCTATAAGTTTAAACGTAAAAGACATTAATGTTTCAAAGGCATTTTACGAAAAACTAGGATTTCAATCTTTTGGAGGTGACATTACTCAAAATTGGCTCATTATGAAGAATGAGAATTGTATAATTGGTTTAT is drawn from Bacillus sp. FJAT-18017 and contains these coding sequences:
- a CDS encoding alanine/glycine:cation symporter family protein; amino-acid sequence: MEDLVTWLNGYVWSSWLVFAFLGIGLLYTILTRFVQIRYFKDMIKLTFEGGGSKAGVSSFQALAMSLGSRVGTGNIAGVATAIAFGGPGAVFWMWVAALLGSATSFIEITLTQVYKRKIDGQYRGGTPFYIEKGLKLKWFAGVSAVLTLIVMSCLWPGIQANTVALTMDNTFGIPPAVTGALIVVLLAVIIFGGVKRIAKAAEVMVPFMAIGYILMSLIIIGLNYSQLPDVLSLIFTSAFNLNSTFGGLMGSAIAWGVQRGVYSNGAGLGSETFEAGAAEVSHPAKQGLVQAFSVYIDTLIICPATAFMILITGMYDVKPEGMAPITNKLGNTEPSVYTQLAVDSVLPRFGLTFLAIALFFFCFTTLLSYYYKAETNLAFLTRHKKLKSNWPNYLLKIVILAAAFYGSVKSASAVWAIGDLGMGTMAWVNLTVILLLTKPALKVLKDYVRQRKAGKDPVFKPETVGIEGADFWEEKYKEPKHPKLDNRKTVSI